From Haloarcula hispanica ATCC 33960, the proteins below share one genomic window:
- a CDS encoding LamG domain-containing protein, translated as MNKKWTRRGALAFIASGAGLLAAETAGVTTIDAKRSSNLKATDGSDALLGIDIGPVSGMDGQQVTLLTLTNNFDQQLTSVRVSPGPAPPFETVQTPNRLLPGESGDVTTTLACDSEGSTTVNLDITATGDDQRIELSRSVSVECRDPRVSWWHFEDVSRTDIPDSWAAGNDGEREFSFDRDRDRFYEPDLATSSQGRGEVLDFDGDDAVTVPDDDSLDLTDDFSLSAWVFPRIQGGLTRLFSKWDSSGDDSYQFGFGGGWKGSDDRELLIETTDDNKLTGVSLTKNQWAHVVWTHGSQDKVYVNGTQKGPTFSLPDAQASEQPLRIGTGLNSGGNAIYGFDGAMDEPKVYDAALTAEQVSNLYNSSTASAGGGGGDITG; from the coding sequence ATGAACAAGAAGTGGACCCGACGTGGTGCACTCGCGTTCATCGCCAGCGGTGCAGGACTGCTCGCTGCCGAAACAGCCGGTGTCACTACCATCGACGCAAAGCGGTCCAGTAACCTGAAAGCGACCGACGGCAGCGATGCACTGCTTGGTATCGACATCGGCCCAGTCAGTGGAATGGACGGCCAGCAAGTGACACTGCTAACGCTCACCAACAACTTCGACCAGCAACTTACGAGTGTTCGTGTCAGCCCCGGTCCCGCTCCACCGTTCGAAACTGTCCAGACGCCGAACAGGCTTCTGCCGGGCGAGAGCGGCGATGTCACAACGACGCTCGCCTGTGACTCAGAAGGGAGTACCACTGTCAACCTTGATATCACTGCTACCGGCGACGACCAGCGTATCGAACTGAGCCGATCGGTTTCAGTCGAGTGTCGCGACCCCAGGGTGTCGTGGTGGCACTTCGAAGATGTTAGCAGAACGGATATCCCGGATTCCTGGGCCGCTGGCAACGATGGCGAACGGGAGTTTAGTTTTGACAGGGACCGCGACCGCTTTTATGAACCAGACCTAGCGACATCCAGTCAGGGCCGCGGCGAAGTGCTCGATTTCGATGGTGACGATGCTGTCACCGTTCCTGACGACGATTCCCTTGACCTGACTGACGACTTCTCGCTCTCTGCCTGGGTATTCCCTCGAATCCAAGGCGGCCTCACACGACTGTTCAGCAAATGGGACTCCAGTGGCGACGATAGCTATCAGTTCGGCTTCGGTGGTGGCTGGAAGGGTTCGGACGACAGAGAACTGCTCATCGAGACCACCGACGATAACAAACTCACGGGTGTTTCGCTGACGAAGAACCAATGGGCACACGTCGTGTGGACCCACGGATCACAGGACAAGGTGTACGTCAACGGGACGCAAAAGGGGCCGACGTTTTCGCTCCCCGATGCGCAGGCGTCCGAACAACCGCTTCGAATCGGTACAGGACTCAATTCTGGCGGGAACGCTATCTATGGATTCGACGGTGCCATGGACGAACCCAAGGTGTACGACGCCGCGCTCACCGCCGAGCAGGTGAGCAATCTCTACAATTCAAGCACGGCAAGCGCAGGTGGTGGCGGCGGCGATATCACCGGCTGA
- a CDS encoding DUF5305 domain-containing protein, which produces MGLLGREIRRTVVDNYELLLICLIAIAAVGGYLTYTGHVAPGTDTTTRQVSSWQSSGSFSHNATVRNGTSAFPEGEVLEDQPVYLRTVAPVLDGAFTYTYSASNESDLTASADVFVQYRSVESTQNGELVYWEVKRPLTQGTVQSLAAGERLTVPFSLNVSRAAETVRRIDSEHGQTSGRLEMAVVSQVALSGTRNGQSVDTTRTYRLPIIPRQSSYRVENAGPVPNSGDRTVEAQVEKAYGPIWTLGGPVLLLGSFSGAAALVYGRTTDYLTLTDAERRWLAYKSAREEFDDWITVGRADPVDDDVWTTSVDSLVGLVDVAIDTEERIIESDSDSELIVYTGDRLFRYAPPPEPGTDSTVGNSDAETPD; this is translated from the coding sequence ATGGGGTTGTTGGGACGGGAAATACGGCGGACAGTCGTCGACAACTACGAACTGCTACTGATTTGTCTGATCGCCATCGCTGCGGTTGGCGGATATCTCACGTATACGGGCCACGTTGCTCCGGGAACGGACACGACTACGCGTCAGGTGTCGTCGTGGCAGTCGTCCGGATCGTTCTCCCACAATGCGACAGTTCGCAACGGTACCTCGGCGTTTCCAGAGGGTGAAGTGCTCGAAGATCAACCTGTGTATCTCCGGACGGTCGCCCCCGTATTGGACGGCGCGTTTACGTACACGTACAGCGCCAGCAACGAAAGCGACCTTACGGCCTCGGCTGACGTGTTTGTTCAGTATCGCTCCGTCGAATCAACCCAGAACGGAGAGCTCGTCTACTGGGAGGTCAAACGACCACTGACACAAGGCACTGTGCAGTCGCTGGCCGCGGGTGAGCGGCTGACGGTTCCGTTCTCGCTGAATGTCAGTCGCGCAGCCGAAACTGTTCGACGTATCGATTCGGAACACGGTCAGACGTCCGGTCGACTTGAGATGGCGGTGGTCTCTCAGGTGGCTCTTTCGGGGACGCGCAACGGGCAGTCGGTCGACACGACTCGGACGTATCGCCTCCCGATTATCCCGAGGCAGAGCAGCTACCGGGTCGAAAACGCTGGCCCGGTGCCGAACAGTGGTGACCGAACCGTCGAAGCGCAGGTGGAAAAAGCGTACGGACCGATCTGGACTCTCGGTGGCCCAGTGCTCCTGCTTGGTAGCTTTAGTGGTGCTGCTGCCCTCGTCTACGGGCGCACGACCGACTATCTCACACTGACCGACGCCGAGCGCCGATGGCTCGCATACAAGTCCGCCCGTGAGGAGTTTGACGATTGGATAACCGTCGGCCGGGCTGATCCAGTCGACGACGACGTCTGGACGACTTCAGTTGATTCGCTCGTCGGGCTCGTGGACGTCGCAATAGACACCGAGGAACGTATCATCGAGTCAGATAGCGATTCTGAACTCATCGTGTACACTGGTGACCGACTGTTTCGGTACGCGCCTCCGCCAGAACCCGGAACTGATTCGACTGTGGGAAACAGTGACGCTGAGACACCGGACTGA
- a CDS encoding DUF7119 family protein — MPEGPDNYVPSTDRESPVGKPVIRGDPALTGQRPEEAIEFDPDDSESLELAARTVEKFSENTAGADDNVFILRGAAACAALVRGEGSYKAAAERAGGEASVSFIRKWSRVHDLPRSVRIHVAKGEIAPTAAKHIARVSGESRLLLAWAALDHNLTVRQIRSVASSVNDGASVDAALARNGYALGELRTQLGRDAYCRLRRQAALDGASPGEVISEAIESYFDDGP, encoded by the coding sequence ATGCCTGAGGGGCCCGACAATTACGTTCCATCGACCGACCGTGAATCACCGGTCGGTAAACCGGTCATCCGCGGGGACCCGGCACTCACTGGCCAGCGGCCCGAGGAGGCCATCGAGTTCGATCCCGACGACTCCGAGAGCCTCGAGCTCGCCGCCAGAACGGTCGAGAAGTTCTCCGAGAACACCGCCGGCGCCGATGACAACGTGTTCATTCTGCGCGGCGCAGCCGCGTGTGCAGCCCTGGTCCGTGGTGAGGGGTCCTACAAGGCCGCTGCCGAACGGGCCGGTGGCGAAGCCTCGGTCTCGTTCATCCGGAAGTGGTCCCGCGTGCACGACCTCCCCCGGTCCGTCCGGATTCACGTCGCCAAGGGGGAAATTGCGCCGACGGCGGCCAAACACATCGCCAGAGTCTCCGGCGAGTCCCGCCTCCTGCTGGCGTGGGCCGCCCTCGACCACAACCTCACCGTCCGCCAGATCCGGTCCGTTGCCAGCAGTGTCAACGACGGCGCGTCCGTGGACGCGGCGCTCGCCAGAAACGGGTACGCGCTGGGCGAGTTGCGGACACAACTCGGCCGCGACGCCTACTGTCGACTCCGCCGGCAGGCCGCACTCGATGGGGCCTCCCCCGGAGAAGTCATCAGCGAGGCTATCGAATCGTACTTCGACGACGGACCGTAA
- a CDS encoding signal peptidase I, producing MLRQAVEDAFTLLAVLVVLSLVIGQLLGQPILLGYVTSGSMSPTLNTGDAFVAVPAPVAGEIEPGDVIVFEAVELQGGGLTTHRVVAETDGGYITKGDNNPFRDQSGGEPVVTDDRVVATALQINGQVVRLPGLGTAISSARTAAESGLVLIGGPGNSDLTSGQGLSGLFISIGLGLFLLVFVDSFRASEERTRERTRSRDGDAINGWTVILALAVLILVPANAAMVAPSGTHSVTIDSTSEDVTPGETVESEFTAENGGLVTMLIILESSHPDAAMDRNRLVVQRGGSATATLSVPAPPPGEQAVVTVEEHRYFLLAPPGVIAGLHRVHPLVAIGAFNLLVLGSLTAAVGATFGFGTTRERSRDRSVPLKRQVRRLLGRE from the coding sequence ATGCTGCGGCAGGCCGTCGAGGACGCGTTCACCCTGCTTGCTGTCCTCGTCGTTCTCTCCCTCGTTATCGGGCAACTCCTCGGGCAGCCGATCCTGCTGGGGTACGTGACCTCAGGGAGTATGTCGCCGACGCTGAACACGGGCGACGCGTTCGTCGCCGTTCCTGCACCCGTCGCTGGCGAGATTGAGCCGGGGGACGTCATCGTGTTCGAAGCGGTCGAGCTACAGGGCGGCGGACTGACGACACACCGGGTCGTCGCGGAGACCGACGGCGGCTACATCACGAAAGGGGACAACAACCCCTTCAGAGACCAGAGCGGAGGTGAGCCGGTTGTCACGGACGACCGAGTCGTCGCGACAGCACTCCAGATCAACGGACAGGTCGTCCGACTCCCCGGTCTCGGCACCGCCATCAGCTCCGCTCGAACGGCGGCAGAAAGCGGCTTGGTATTGATTGGCGGGCCGGGCAACAGCGACCTGACGAGCGGGCAGGGCCTCAGTGGACTGTTCATCTCTATCGGGCTCGGGCTGTTTCTACTCGTCTTCGTCGACAGCTTCCGGGCCAGCGAGGAGCGGACCAGAGAACGGACTCGTTCGCGCGATGGGGACGCCATCAATGGCTGGACGGTTATACTCGCACTGGCAGTGTTGATTCTCGTCCCAGCCAACGCGGCGATGGTCGCTCCGAGCGGCACTCACAGCGTCACCATCGACAGCACCAGCGAGGATGTCACGCCCGGGGAGACCGTCGAAAGCGAGTTCACTGCCGAAAACGGCGGACTGGTAACGATGCTCATCATCCTCGAATCGTCGCACCCGGACGCGGCGATGGACCGTAACCGGCTTGTCGTCCAGCGCGGCGGGTCCGCGACGGCAACGCTGTCGGTGCCCGCCCCACCACCGGGCGAACAGGCGGTCGTGACCGTCGAAGAGCACCGGTACTTCCTGTTAGCACCGCCGGGCGTCATCGCGGGACTGCACCGAGTCCACCCGCTGGTGGCAATCGGGGCGTTCAATCTCCTGGTGTTAGGAAGCCTCACAGCGGCAGTTGGGGCGACCTTCGGGTTCGGAACAACGCGCGAGCGGAGCCGGGACCGGTCGGTCCCGCTGAAGCGACAGGTACGCCGCCTGCTTGGGCGTGAATGA
- a CDS encoding DUF7344 domain-containing protein, which translates to MGQVGVSRPEERQLSRDDVYDILSNQRRRYALHAIKQEDECAELSDLAEQVAAWENDKCIQEITSTERHRVYTSMQQTHLPTLERAGVITHDNGTVTMTDTADSLDVYLDVVPGDSIPWAEYYLGLAAVSLALVVAVWVGVFPPSVPSLVWPTVITLLFLVSAAYHVTETRRLQLGAADKPPELSE; encoded by the coding sequence ATGGGACAGGTGGGGGTTAGCCGGCCAGAAGAGCGACAGCTATCGCGTGATGACGTATACGACATACTGAGCAACCAACGGCGCCGGTACGCTTTACACGCGATAAAACAGGAGGACGAGTGCGCCGAACTCTCTGACCTTGCCGAGCAAGTCGCTGCGTGGGAAAACGACAAGTGCATTCAGGAGATCACGTCCACGGAGCGACACCGCGTGTACACGTCAATGCAGCAGACACACCTCCCGACACTTGAACGCGCGGGCGTCATCACGCACGACAACGGGACAGTTACGATGACCGATACAGCTGACAGCCTTGACGTGTATCTTGATGTCGTCCCGGGGGATTCGATTCCGTGGGCGGAGTACTATCTCGGACTCGCCGCTGTTTCGTTAGCGCTCGTCGTCGCTGTCTGGGTCGGTGTCTTTCCACCGTCGGTTCCGTCGCTCGTGTGGCCGACGGTCATCACGCTGTTGTTTCTCGTCTCTGCGGCGTACCACGTCACGGAGACTCGCCGGCTGCAACTCGGCGCAGCCGATAAGCCACCGGAGTTGTCGGAATGA